The following proteins are encoded in a genomic region of Penaeus chinensis breed Huanghai No. 1 chromosome 10, ASM1920278v2, whole genome shotgun sequence:
- the LOC125029711 gene encoding uncharacterized protein LOC125029711, whose product MFRKLITSFVAVLVFTLASLLYTGIFDARSLNMDIADQAEETPVFLSNDFVTEFRRDIAEFSTATASSSPKTEFLLTSAELEDSAFASSSCTCSLSSMRYADLYEEQLSSTIPWINLTTRQALEKQHPNFPVNLLKNFDEKWCSLLPLPHLIKWHNIYFQSMKVSDTTFLLYSAFFDNRELTDLRPCIRIVTYTRTKFPDVPWCYIWFNSTGPPVVSRVARTEYLDWQARSETRQMTFLLTCPIPKAEGHTVPLAVSVIARPCMTADTLLQVTGAMERNATTAFEGGEPARGRARTPGKEGGGRWRVAVCGPALYYFHEDFSVRMVEWLEILRAQGFARVFLSVTDVHPNLERVLRYYEARGFVGMVRFAYPEPYVNEPSIRRLWFMVEKPRRYAMQKMYYTDCALRHMHEYRFIAHFDPDEIPMLRRHDTFPQWVSDQLNSRPVKPGDERKQPPAYKLIWYYHQKDLEPAPSAASLPEYLWAMRHTKRSLEDMAVSTGKTKPVYDMDLATGLFSHDVLTCAYGKCEAKSRTRKRDEAYLAHFRYDCEDFCKQPNSTAEETILLKYKDQVLPAVTKVLNELQLI is encoded by the exons ATGTTCAG aAAGCTTATCACGTCCTTCGTCGCGGTTCTTGTTTTCACCCTCGCCTCGCTACTGTACACCGGAATATTTGACGCCCGCTCACTGAACATGGACATCGCAGATCAGGCGGAGGAAACACCTGTATTCTTATCGAATGATTTCGTCACTGAATTTCGTCGAGACATCGCTGAATTCTCGACTGCAACGGCGTCCTCTTCGCCCAAGACGGAGTTCCTTTTGACCTCTGCGGAGTTAGAGGACTCTGCCTTCGCCTCCAGTTCCTGCACATGCTCACTCTCCTCCATGAGGTATGCGGATCTATATGAGGAACAGCTGAGCTCTACCATCCCGTGGATCAACCTCACCACCAGACAGGCGCTGGAGAAGCAGCATCCCAACTTCCCTGTCAATTTGCTCAAAAACTTTGATGAGAAGTGGTGTAGCCTATTGCCTCTGCCCCATCT GATAAAGTGGCATAATATCTACTTCCAGTCTATGAAGGTCTCCGACACCACTTTCCTTCTCTACTCAGCATTCTTTGATAACCGGGAACTCACAG ATCTGCGGCCCTGTATCCGGATAGTGACGTACACAAGAACAAAATTCCCCGACGTTCCCTGGTGTTACATCTGGTTCAACTCTACGGGGCCGCCCGTCGTCTCTCGTGTCGCCAGGACAG AATACTTGGACTGGCAGGCAAGGTCAGAGACGCGGCAGATGACCTTCCTGCTGACGTGCCCGATACCCAAGGCCGAGGGTCACACTGTGCCCCTGGCTGTGTCTGTCATTGCCCGGCCTTGCATGACAGCAGACACCTTATTGCAG gtgacAGGAGCGATGGAGCGAAACGCAACGACGGCTTTCGAGGGAGGTGAGCCGGCGAGGGGAAGAGCGAGGACGCCGGGGAAAGAAGG GGGCGGGCGGTGGCGCGTGGCGGTGTGCGGGCCGGCGCTGTACTACTTCCACGAGGACTTCTCCGTGCGGATGGTGGAGTGGCTGGAGATCCTGCGGGCGCAGGGCTTCGCCAGGGTGTTCCTCTCGGTGACCGACGTCCACCCGAACCTCGAGAGAGTCCTGCGCTACTACGAGGCCCGCGGCTTCGTCGGGATGGTGCGCTTCGCCTACCCGGAGCCCTACGTCAACGAGCCCAGCATCCGCAG GCTTTGGTTCATGGTGGAGAAGCCGAGGAGATACGCCATGCAGAAAATGTACTACACCGACTGCGCCCTCCGCCACATGCACGAATACCGCTTCATCGCGCACTTCGATCCCGACGAGATCCCGATGCTGCGCCGCCACGATACCTTCCCGCAGTGGGTCTCCGATCAGCTGAACAG CCGCCCCGTTAAGCCCGGCGACGAGAGGAAACAGCCTCCTGCCTACAAGTTGATTTGGTACTACCACCAGAAAGACCTCGAACCTGCACCCTCTGCGGCGTCTCTCCCCGAGTACCTGTGGGCGATGCGACACACCAAGAGGTCGCTGGAGGACATGGCCGTGTCGACGGGGAAGACCAAACCCGTTTACGATATGGACCTAGCTACGGGTCTTTTCTCTCACGATGTTCTCACTTGCGCTTATG GAAAGTGCGAGGCAAAATCCCGTACGCGCAAAAGAGATGAAGCTTATCTCGCGCACTTCAGGTACGACTGTGAAGATTTCTGCAAGCAACCCAACTCCACCGCGGAAGAAACGATTCTCCTGAAGTACAAGGACCAAGTTCTCCCTGCTGTTACGAAAGTTCTCAACGAGCTTCAGTTGATTTAG